One Brassica napus cultivar Da-Ae chromosome C4, Da-Ae, whole genome shotgun sequence genomic region harbors:
- the LOC125585164 gene encoding transcription factor ORG2-like — protein sequence MCALVPPLFPNFGWPSTGEYESNYLAGVNLEDFTFLDFPAPETYGVEHHQEIQEMLGVSVPSEGNGVVTKKLNHNASERDRRKKINSLFSSLRSCLPASDQTKKLSIPQTVSRSLKYIPELQEQVKKLIQKKEELLVRVSGQRAIEHYVEPQPKAVARYVSTISATKLGDNEVLVQISSSKNHNFSISNVLSGLEEDGFVLVDVSSSRYHGKWLFYSLHLQMGNKDNHKLKCEELSQRILYLYEECENSFR from the exons atgtGTGCATTAGTCCCTCCATTGTTCCCAAACTTTGGGTGGCCGTCGACAGGAGAGTACGAGAGTAACTACCTGGCCGGAGTGAACCTCGAGGACTTTACGTTTCTTGATTTTCCGGCACCAGAGACATATGGAGTGGAACATCATCAGGAGATTCAGGAAATGTTGGGGGTCTCTGTTCCGTCCGAGGGGAATGGAGTTGTAACCAAGAAGCTTAATCACAATGCTAGTGAGCGTGACCGTCGCAAGAAGATCAACTCTTTGTTCTCGTCTCTCCGTTCATGTCTCCCAGCTTCTGATCAAACG AAGAAGCTAAGTATTCCTCAGACGGTTTCTCGGAGCTTGAAGTACATTCCAGAGCTGCAAGAGCAAGTGAAGAAGCTAATACAAAAGAAGGAAGAACTCTTGGTGCGAGTATCAGGTCAAAGAGCCATTGAACATTATGTTGAGCCGCAGCCAAAGGCCGTTGCACGTTACGTCTCGACCATTTCTGCGACTAAGCTTGGAGACAACGAAGTGCTGGTCCAAATCTCATCGTCCAAGAATCATAACTTTTCGATATCTAATGTGTTGAGTGGGTTAGAAGAAGATGGGTTTGTTCTTGTTGATGTTTCATCTTCCAGGTATCATGGAAAATGGCTCTTCTACTCTTTGCATCTTCAAATGGGAAATAAAGATAATCACAAACTGAAGTGCGAAGAGCTAAGCCAGAGAATTTTGTACTTGTATGAGGAATGTGAAAACTCATTTAGATGA